GGCGTTGATCCCGAGGTTGATGTTGAGGTTAACGATTACGATGTGCGTGCCGGGGACATTATTTTGCTTTGTTCCGACGGGCTGAACGACATGGTCGAGGATGACGAGATTGAGCTGACCCTGAATACGCTGGGGGGAAATCTGCCGCTGGCAGCAGAGCATCTTGTACAGATGTCCAACGACAACGGCGGCAGGGACAATGTGTCGGTCATTCTGGTCAAGGTGCAGGGTGATTTCGAGACGCCCAAGGCTTGGTGGCAGCGGCTTCTGGCCAGATTGAAGTGAGATAAGGTAAGCAAGATGGCGAAAATGATCCTTTCAATGGATGGCCTGGTACTCAAGGAGATACCTCTGAACCAGGAACGTCTGAGCATTGGGCGCAAGCCGCAGAACGACATTCAGATCGATAACCTAGCCATCTCGGGCGAGCATGCCGTAGTCGTCACCATCCTTGCCGACTCCTTTCTGGAGGACCTGAACAGTACCAACGGTACGCTGGTTAACGGTCAGCCAATCAAAAAGCATTTTCTGCGCAACAACGATGTGATCGAGTTGGGCAAATACAAGCTCAAATACATGGCCGATTTGCAGGCAGGTGCCGCCGCCAGTGATTTTGAAAAAAATGCGGCGATTCGCTCCGGGTCGGTTCGCATGCCAACCGAACTGCAATTGGCGCCCACTGAAAACCTGAGCCGATCCAGCATTGGCATGGCATCCCAGCCCAAACCGCCGATGCCCGGTGCGGCCGCTGCCATCCAACTGCTCAACGGCCCCAACGCCGGCAAGGAGCTGGACTTGACCAAAACGCTGACGACATTGGGCAAGCCCGGCTTGCAGGTGGCTGTCATCGCCAAGCGACCGCATGGCTTTTTCATCACGCATGTCGAGGGGCATCAGTTTCCGATTGTTAACGGCCGGGCGCTGGATGCGCAGGCGGTTCCTCTGGGTGATCACGATGTCATTGAGATTGCTGGTATCAAGATGGAATTTTTCCTGAAGGCCTGATTTTGCTGGGCTATTGAGCTGGCGCAAAAGACGCGGGGCGAGCCTGGCGTTACAATCCGCCATGGCCTGCACCCGGGAGACCTTCGGCGCGGCTTAACTTAACGGCAGACCAAACTAGCATGAAGCTTCGCGTACTCGGCTGCAGTGGTGGCATTGGTGGCAGGCACCAGCGAACCACTTCCTTCCTCATCGACCATGACATTCTCATTGAT
The nucleotide sequence above comes from Betaproteobacteria bacterium. Encoded proteins:
- a CDS encoding FHA domain-containing protein, whose translation is MAKMILSMDGLVLKEIPLNQERLSIGRKPQNDIQIDNLAISGEHAVVVTILADSFLEDLNSTNGTLVNGQPIKKHFLRNNDVIELGKYKLKYMADLQAGAAASDFEKNAAIRSGSVRMPTELQLAPTENLSRSSIGMASQPKPPMPGAAAAIQLLNGPNAGKELDLTKTLTTLGKPGLQVAVIAKRPHGFFITHVEGHQFPIVNGRALDAQAVPLGDHDVIEIAGIKMEFFLKA